The stretch of DNA GGTTTTTGAATTCGTCCTGTTGTCCCAGAGATAGAGACGGAAAGTCGAGGGGCCTAAGAAGCAGAAGTAGTCGGCCTGAGCGACATGCTCATGCGGTCCCCGCGCCACGCCGGGTCGGGTCGAGGAAATGTATGCCATCACCGGATGATATTCCAAACTCAGTTCATCGTTACGAAAGAGTTCCACCAGCCAGCCCCGACGGTCATCAAACTGCTTCAGTTCTTTAATAATGACTCCGTCAATCTGTGATTTCA from Candidatus Zixiibacteriota bacterium encodes:
- a CDS encoding dTDP-4-dehydrorhamnose 3,5-epimerase family protein yields the protein MKSQIDGVIIKELKQFDDRRGWLVELFRNDELSLEYHPVMAYISSTRPGVARGPHEHVAQADYFCFLGPSTFRLYLWDNRTNSKTYGVHFTVDVGSENKAAVLIPPGVVHAYKNIGNVDGIVFNAPNRLYAGSGRKEPVDEIRHEDDPNSAFKIED